In a single window of the Aminomonas paucivorans DSM 12260 genome:
- a CDS encoding sodium:solute symporter family protein: MELTWLLSGIAVWFAAGSALSAYARRRTGSGVVEYFLAGRGIGGVVSALTYSATTYSAFMMVGLVGLTYKSGAAAIGFELTYLLGTVVLLSVFGPRFWAAGRRFDLVSPGELLSLRYGDKRVGGAAAALCLVMLLPYAAVQLMGIGYLLNTLSGGGLPFAMGVLLAAGIAFAYSWWAGMRSVAWTDALQSGIMLVASVLLVLFLQTRMLPGGLGGALTARPELLRATWSFPLFLGLALPWAFFAVTNPQVVQRLYIPKDPASLRRMVLLFAAFGLAYTLLCGYLGLAAGVALPGLANPDGAMPELLSRVPGPLALVVALSIMAAAVSTLNSIVLTLSSQVGRDLARALSPSMGDARELAWGKGAIPVITLACIAFALARPGLIAVLSAMASGGLLVQLPAVTGAFFWRRGTRAGALASLLGGAAVVGALSAAGWKPLGHWPGIWGLAVATGLYVGVSLLTRPDPGAAAFHDGVEEDLKVHFGL, from the coding sequence GTGGAACTGACCTGGCTGCTCTCGGGGATCGCGGTGTGGTTCGCCGCGGGGTCCGCCCTGTCGGCCTACGCGAGGCGCCGCACCGGTTCCGGGGTGGTGGAGTACTTCCTGGCGGGCCGGGGCATCGGGGGTGTGGTGTCCGCCCTCACCTACAGCGCCACCACCTACAGCGCCTTCATGATGGTGGGGCTGGTGGGGCTCACCTACAAGTCCGGGGCGGCGGCCATCGGCTTCGAACTCACCTACCTGCTGGGCACGGTGGTGCTCCTCTCGGTGTTCGGGCCGCGCTTCTGGGCGGCGGGGCGGCGGTTCGACCTGGTCTCCCCGGGGGAGCTGCTGAGCCTGCGGTACGGGGACAAGCGGGTGGGGGGGGCGGCGGCGGCCCTGTGCCTGGTGATGCTGCTTCCCTACGCGGCAGTGCAGCTCATGGGCATCGGCTACCTGCTGAACACCCTCTCCGGGGGGGGGCTTCCCTTCGCCATGGGGGTGCTCCTGGCGGCGGGGATCGCCTTCGCCTACTCCTGGTGGGCGGGGATGCGCTCCGTGGCCTGGACCGACGCGCTCCAGTCGGGGATCATGCTGGTGGCCTCGGTGCTGCTGGTGCTGTTCCTGCAGACCCGCATGCTTCCCGGGGGGCTGGGGGGCGCCCTGACGGCGAGGCCGGAGCTGCTTCGGGCCACCTGGTCCTTCCCCCTCTTCCTGGGGCTGGCCCTGCCCTGGGCGTTCTTCGCCGTGACGAACCCCCAGGTGGTGCAGCGTCTCTACATCCCCAAGGACCCCGCCAGCCTTCGGCGCATGGTGCTGCTCTTCGCGGCCTTCGGCCTGGCCTACACGCTGCTGTGCGGCTACCTGGGCCTGGCGGCGGGGGTGGCCCTCCCGGGGCTGGCGAATCCCGACGGGGCCATGCCGGAGCTCCTCTCCCGGGTGCCCGGACCCCTGGCCCTGGTGGTGGCCCTGAGCATCATGGCGGCGGCGGTGTCCACCCTCAACTCCATCGTCCTGACCCTGAGCTCCCAGGTGGGGCGGGACCTGGCCCGGGCACTGAGCCCCTCCATGGGGGACGCCCGGGAGCTGGCCTGGGGCAAGGGGGCCATCCCGGTCATCACCCTGGCCTGCATCGCCTTCGCCCTGGCCCGACCGGGGCTCATCGCGGTGCTCTCCGCCATGGCTTCCGGGGGGCTCCTGGTGCAGCTTCCCGCGGTGACCGGGGCCTTTTTCTGGCGCCGGGGCACGAGGGCGGGGGCCCTGGCGAGCCTCCTGGGGGGCGCGGCGGTCGTGGGAGCCCTCTCGGCCGCAGGATGGAAACCCCTGGGACACTGGCCGGGCATCTGGGGCCTCGCTGTGGCGACGGGGCTGTACGTGGGGGTCAGCCTCCTGACCCGTCCCGATCCGGGGGCGGCGGCCTTCCACGACGGGGTGGAGGAGGACCTGAAGGTCCATTTCGGCCTGTAG
- a CDS encoding M15 family metallopeptidase, which yields MVREGLRERTTRLFVGLGILIWVLGGLPALGASLPDAPPAALRGLVGFYEDDGGRLLLRERDGALEVLYEPGGGKERTFGVPKPRSLRPLGGDRYALAPGLTGAAGETLTATRDGSGRGTACRVGRRTFRRHFFPEELGKTFRILPRLPLGELRRRADRAVPPREAGDFLSPDLVELVRLDPSLVLDLRYATSNNFMGLSLYDQPRAFLQRPAAEAVVRVQRALVPLGLGLVIHDAYRPWRVTKMFWDATPPGQRDFVANPAKGSRHNRGCAVDLSLVDLATRRPLEMISGFDEFSFRARPDYPGGTSRQRALRDLLRARMEAEGFTVFPDEWWHFDYRGWQSYPLLNVPLGDL from the coding sequence ATGGTGCGGGAAGGGTTGCGGGAAAGGACGACTCGTCTGTTCGTGGGTTTGGGGATTCTGATCTGGGTCCTGGGAGGGCTCCCCGCGCTGGGGGCTTCCCTGCCCGACGCACCCCCCGCGGCCCTGCGGGGCCTGGTGGGGTTCTACGAGGACGACGGAGGGCGGCTCCTCCTTCGGGAGCGGGACGGGGCGCTGGAGGTCCTCTACGAGCCCGGCGGGGGAAAGGAGAGGACCTTCGGGGTCCCGAAGCCCCGCAGCCTTCGTCCCCTGGGAGGGGACCGCTACGCCCTCGCCCCCGGGTTGACCGGGGCGGCGGGGGAGACCCTGACGGCGACCCGGGACGGGTCGGGACGGGGGACAGCCTGTCGGGTGGGACGCAGGACCTTCCGGCGCCACTTCTTTCCGGAGGAGCTGGGGAAGACCTTCCGCATCCTCCCCCGTCTGCCCCTGGGGGAGCTGCGCCGCCGGGCGGACCGGGCGGTCCCCCCTCGGGAGGCGGGGGACTTCCTGTCCCCGGACCTGGTGGAGCTGGTGCGTCTCGATCCCTCTCTGGTCCTGGACCTCCGTTACGCCACGTCGAACAACTTCATGGGCCTGTCCCTCTACGACCAGCCCCGGGCCTTCCTCCAGCGTCCCGCGGCGGAGGCGGTGGTGAGGGTGCAGCGCGCCCTGGTTCCCCTGGGTCTGGGGCTGGTGATCCACGACGCCTACCGGCCCTGGAGGGTGACGAAGATGTTCTGGGACGCCACGCCCCCGGGACAGAGGGATTTCGTGGCGAACCCCGCCAAGGGCTCCCGGCACAACCGGGGCTGCGCCGTGGACCTCTCCCTGGTGGATCTCGCCACCCGCAGGCCCCTGGAGATGATCAGCGGGTTCGACGAGTTCTCCTTCCGTGCCCGGCCGGACTACCCCGGGGGAACCTCCCGACAGCGAGCCCTGCGGGATCTGCTGCGGGCCCGCATGGAGGCGGAGGGGTTCACGGTGTTCCCCGACGAGTGGTGGCACTTCGACTACCGGGGCTGGCAGAGCTACCCCCTCCTGAACGTACCCTTGGGGGATCTCTAG
- a CDS encoding 4Fe-4S double cluster binding domain-containing protein encodes MATLRGAFEARGRRARTVGAERTEELLEDLFRGLERRPLDPHLQKRYIEPFRERAGVFPQARSLVVVASPEPPTPVRFRHRGRRIETLLPPQYAHQKDLEEATRILREHLPPGERFEAVRLPLKLLAARSGLGRYGRNRVLFVPGMGSCCHLAAFALSLPPEEETWGPAEPLPRCSSCGLCVARCPSGALGKGWHDFDSSRCLTRHNEETDPLPGWMDPGWHHSLLGCTRCQELCPANRGIWDHPLSPVDFDEEETEGILRASGFEALPGPVRERLADLGLAEDFAPAARNLRLLLG; translated from the coding sequence ATGGCGACCCTGAGGGGGGCCTTCGAGGCACGGGGGAGAAGGGCACGGACGGTGGGGGCGGAACGGACGGAGGAGCTGCTGGAGGACCTCTTCCGCGGGCTGGAGCGCCGCCCCCTGGACCCGCACCTCCAGAAACGCTATATAGAACCCTTCCGGGAGCGGGCAGGGGTCTTCCCCCAAGCCCGATCCCTGGTGGTGGTGGCCTCCCCGGAGCCCCCCACCCCGGTGCGCTTCCGCCATCGGGGGCGGCGGATCGAAACCCTCCTGCCTCCCCAGTACGCCCATCAAAAGGACCTGGAGGAGGCGACCCGCATCCTGCGGGAACACCTGCCCCCGGGGGAGCGCTTCGAGGCGGTCCGTCTGCCCCTGAAACTTCTGGCCGCCCGGTCCGGCCTGGGACGCTACGGACGCAACCGGGTGCTTTTCGTCCCGGGCATGGGAAGCTGCTGCCACCTGGCGGCCTTCGCCCTCTCCCTGCCCCCGGAGGAGGAGACCTGGGGCCCCGCGGAGCCTCTGCCTCGCTGCTCCTCCTGCGGCCTCTGCGTGGCCAGGTGTCCCTCCGGGGCCCTGGGGAAGGGGTGGCACGACTTCGACTCCTCCCGCTGCCTCACCCGGCACAACGAGGAAACGGATCCCCTGCCCGGCTGGATGGACCCGGGGTGGCACCACTCCCTGCTGGGGTGCACCCGCTGCCAGGAACTCTGCCCCGCCAACCGAGGCATCTGGGACCATCCCCTGTCCCCGGTGGACTTCGATGAGGAGGAGACGGAAGGGATCCTCCGAGCCTCGGGCTTCGAAGCCCTGCCCGGCCCGGTGCGGGAGCGCCTGGCCGACCTGGGGCTTGCGGAGGACTTCGCC
- a CDS encoding CGNR zinc finger domain-containing protein yields the protein MAEAERGSSRLVDRFRLVGGDPALDFLNTRDGRWLPEAEVQEALEEYGDLLRFARRTGLLEEGAISSLEEAARRDAQGAREALRRAREVRERLARILGALVAGEAPDLRDREGFQRDRLDLEAQRRLDFGPEGTTWAWEDPAGLDRPLREVLCRILALLASPLGRLRRCEAPDCDWFFLDRSRNGTRRWCSMETCGNRAKARRHYERGRKTAGGEG from the coding sequence ATGGCCGAAGCGGAGCGGGGGAGTTCCCGCCTGGTGGACCGGTTCCGGCTGGTGGGAGGAGATCCGGCCCTGGACTTCCTGAACACCCGGGACGGGCGCTGGCTTCCGGAGGCGGAGGTCCAGGAGGCCCTGGAGGAGTACGGGGACCTGCTGCGCTTCGCCCGACGGACGGGGCTGCTGGAGGAGGGAGCGATCTCCTCCCTGGAGGAGGCGGCGCGCCGGGATGCCCAAGGAGCCCGGGAGGCGCTGCGCCGGGCCCGGGAGGTCCGGGAGCGACTGGCCCGGATCCTGGGGGCGCTGGTGGCGGGGGAGGCCCCGGACCTTCGGGATCGGGAGGGGTTCCAGCGGGACCGGCTGGACCTGGAGGCCCAACGGCGCCTGGACTTCGGGCCGGAGGGGACGACCTGGGCCTGGGAGGACCCGGCGGGTCTGGACCGCCCCCTTCGGGAGGTGCTGTGTCGGATCCTGGCCCTGCTGGCCTCCCCCCTGGGGCGGTTGCGGCGCTGCGAGGCCCCGGACTGCGACTGGTTCTTCCTGGATCGTTCCCGGAACGGCACCAGGCGATGGTGTTCCATGGAGACCTGCGGGAACCGGGCAAAGGCCCGGCGGCACTACGAACGGGGGCGGAAGACCGCCGGAGGGGAGGGGTAG
- a CDS encoding Synerg-CTERM sorting domain-containing protein, with product MAATPTPTSTPTGTPTPVVSPVPTLAPTLTPAPTVAPRATETPLPTETPVASPTGTLQPTPGTSLIPTVGLIGETLSGITNGAVYSLGSDPLASQRAAEFRNLILGTGTTSGTRASQVRASSFGYQARDLIQRFMGVPVNRYTANIAVTPVNLLQGDGSTLYADLTFRRSAADAAARSEIFLVLPTYEAGASGTRTMTGFVLLTPHSTASATERTFHFDVVDNAVRDRNGVTGKVEAEYYVVRVAANPGQLVSATPTERYRSSGCSAFGYGPLALLLLAPLSLLKRRR from the coding sequence GTGGCAGCCACGCCCACTCCCACGTCCACCCCCACGGGAACGCCCACGCCGGTAGTGTCCCCCGTCCCCACGCTGGCCCCCACCCTGACCCCGGCACCCACGGTGGCGCCGAGGGCCACGGAGACCCCCCTGCCCACGGAGACTCCCGTGGCTTCCCCCACGGGGACCCTCCAGCCTACCCCCGGGACGAGCCTGATCCCCACGGTGGGCCTCATCGGGGAAACCCTCTCGGGGATCACCAACGGAGCGGTGTACAGCCTGGGGAGCGATCCCCTGGCCTCCCAGCGGGCCGCGGAGTTCCGCAACCTGATCCTGGGCACCGGCACCACCTCCGGGACCCGGGCCTCCCAGGTCCGGGCGTCCTCCTTCGGCTACCAGGCCCGGGACCTCATCCAGCGCTTCATGGGGGTTCCGGTGAACCGGTACACGGCGAACATCGCCGTGACCCCCGTGAACCTGCTCCAGGGGGACGGGTCTACCCTGTACGCGGACCTCACCTTCCGCCGTTCCGCAGCGGATGCTGCGGCTCGGTCGGAGATCTTCCTGGTCCTGCCCACCTATGAGGCCGGGGCCTCGGGAACCCGCACCATGACGGGCTTCGTCCTCCTGACCCCCCACAGCACGGCCTCCGCCACGGAGCGGACCTTCCACTTCGACGTGGTGGACAACGCCGTGCGGGATCGCAACGGGGTGACGGGGAAGGTGGAGGCGGAGTACTACGTCGTCCGGGTGGCGGCGAACCCGGGGCAGCTCGTGTCGGCGACCCCCACGGAGCGTTATCGCAGCAGCGGCTGCAGCGCCTTCGGCTACGGCCCCCTGGCCCTGCTGCTCCTGGCGCCCCTGTCCCTGCTGAAGCGGCGTCGCTAG
- a CDS encoding DHCW motif cupin fold protein gives MKIQDVPFGVTRWEDVEPTEHRGEEGVALWRTFEGGNLRVRVVEYSPGYRADHWCARGHVLYVLSGTLVTELKDGRVFTLTPGMSYQAEDDPENPHRSRTETGATLFIVD, from the coding sequence GTGAAGATCCAGGACGTGCCCTTCGGGGTCACCCGATGGGAGGATGTGGAACCCACGGAGCATCGGGGCGAGGAAGGGGTGGCCCTCTGGCGCACCTTCGAGGGAGGCAACCTGCGGGTTCGGGTGGTGGAGTACAGCCCGGGGTACCGGGCGGATCACTGGTGCGCCCGGGGGCACGTGCTCTACGTCCTCTCCGGCACCCTGGTGACGGAGCTGAAGGACGGGCGGGTCTTCACCCTCACTCCCGGTATGAGCTACCAGGCGGAGGACGACCCGGAGAACCCCCATCGCTCCCGCACCGAAACCGGGGCGACCCTGTTCATCGTGGACTGA
- a CDS encoding transcription repressor NadR, with product MDRSGRLKLLETLLREAGGPLSGAELAERLGVSRQAVVQDVAHLRNRGLPVAATSHGYVLETSGRSVRRIVAVRHDQEDIFDELVAVVEAGGRVVDVVVDHPVYGELRGTIGCSTRAEVVRFVHLLTSTGQRPLSSLADGFHLHTLEAPDEATLDRVERALKEKGFLSPAVTGEGERRKGS from the coding sequence ATGGATCGCTCTGGAAGGCTGAAACTGCTGGAAACGCTTCTGCGGGAGGCGGGGGGCCCCTTGAGCGGGGCGGAGCTGGCGGAACGCCTGGGGGTGAGCCGCCAGGCGGTGGTGCAGGACGTGGCGCACCTGCGCAACCGGGGGCTGCCCGTGGCCGCCACCTCCCACGGCTACGTCCTGGAGACGTCGGGCCGGTCGGTGCGGCGGATCGTGGCGGTGCGCCACGACCAGGAGGACATCTTCGACGAACTGGTGGCGGTGGTGGAGGCGGGGGGGCGTGTGGTGGACGTGGTGGTGGACCATCCGGTGTACGGGGAGCTGCGGGGGACCATCGGCTGCTCCACCCGGGCGGAGGTGGTGCGGTTCGTCCACCTGCTCACCAGCACGGGGCAGCGGCCCCTGTCCAGCCTGGCCGACGGGTTCCACCTGCACACCCTGGAGGCCCCCGACGAGGCCACCCTGGATCGGGTGGAACGGGCGCTGAAGGAAAAGGGGTTTTTGTCCCCCGCCGTGACGGGGGAGGGGGAAAGGAGAAAGGGATCGTGA